Proteins encoded together in one Nitrospiraceae bacterium window:
- a CDS encoding radical SAM protein, with amino-acid sequence MDKPYPKFIQFFPTLRCNSSCSFCFNRGIGINEEINKANYKKIIDKLADAGINEIDILGGEPTLHPEIIQLIDIPIKRNMHVFLSSNGSNIDILELLLQKYNKNTLTLGISVNSKKISNELHNFIVKNKPILKGICTAEKTIPDAAVDYVKSGIPYFILFMDAITKKELKETIPFYEFLQKLNTLKDKYKNVDGVYCSGFVSKDRHETRCPAGTVKLSVLPDGSVFPCYLLARNEKFRFGNILEDSFDTLMKNPCLDFFKGMKKNSCPKKECKVFNSCNGGCPAISLLIYNDINAPDPRCNLTYESVYE; translated from the coding sequence ATGGACAAGCCTTATCCTAAATTTATACAGTTCTTTCCTACACTAAGATGCAATAGTAGCTGCAGTTTTTGCTTTAACAGAGGAATTGGAATCAATGAAGAAATCAATAAAGCGAATTATAAAAAAATAATTGATAAGTTAGCAGATGCTGGAATAAATGAAATAGATATTCTGGGCGGCGAGCCGACTCTTCATCCGGAAATAATACAATTAATCGATATCCCAATCAAAAGAAACATGCATGTATTTCTAAGCTCTAACGGGTCTAATATCGATATATTAGAGTTGCTGCTGCAAAAATACAATAAAAATACCCTTACACTAGGTATCTCCGTTAACAGCAAAAAAATTTCTAATGAACTGCATAATTTTATTGTTAAAAACAAACCAATACTTAAAGGAATATGCACAGCTGAAAAAACAATACCTGATGCCGCTGTTGATTATGTGAAATCCGGGATTCCATATTTTATTTTATTTATGGATGCGATTACTAAAAAAGAGCTTAAAGAAACAATTCCATTTTATGAATTTTTACAAAAACTGAATACTTTGAAAGATAAATATAAAAATGTTGATGGTGTATACTGTTCAGGTTTTGTTTCAAAAGATAGGCATGAAACAAGATGCCCGGCAGGTACTGTAAAACTATCGGTGTTGCCTGATGGTTCGGTGTTTCCTTGCTATCTTCTAGCACGTAATGAAAAATTCAGATTTGGGAATATATTAGAGGACAGTTTTGACACGCTAATGAAAAACCCGTGCTTAGATTTTTTTAAAGGTATGAAAAAAAATTCTTGTCCAAAAAAGGAATGTAAAGTTTTTAATTCATGTAATGGAGGATGTCCTGCAATAAGCTTGTTAATTTATAATGATATTAATGCGCCAGACCCAAGGTGCAATTTAACCTATGAAAGTGTTTATGAATAG
- the mutL gene encoding DNA mismatch repair endonuclease MutL: MPQIKILSVDLRNKIAAGEVIERPASVVKELIENSIDAESTDIRIEILHGGKKMIKVSDNGIGMDKDDAVLCFEQYATSKIRDESDLFNITTMGFRGEALPSIASVSKIKLVTGLKEAVSGFSIELHGGELKSKKDSPSSGTSIEIKDLFFNTPARKKFLKTNTTELYHIIDTVTKEALSHPEIGFTLVTDNQETIVLSKASGLRERVMQIYGDELMAGLVEVNLNYNSLNMSAFISKTENFRSSKAHQFIFVNDRPIKDYSISHAVYNAYEGILPKDKHPVFFIFLDINPKIVDFNVHPTKKEVRFENKEAVYNFINAGIKDVIKEKRVEYTRQFTEEMSRPGHQQNYSKQSFINTAPVISENLELAYKPSIPFVYLGDTFVAMSGKGGLTLIDHHAAHERIMYEKFLKKINLSSHQLLFPKQIKLSAKEYKIILENENLLDEFGIDIDDFGHDTIIIRSLPDELMNSDIRGILSDIASSLIEGLSPERSLKEKIAASIACHSSVRGKEILNQEEFSSLIADLDKTDFPDQCPHGRPTRIFFSLDDLKKFFKRK, encoded by the coding sequence ATGCCTCAGATAAAGATTCTCTCTGTTGATTTAAGAAATAAAATTGCCGCAGGCGAGGTCATTGAAAGACCTGCATCTGTTGTAAAAGAACTTATCGAAAATTCCATTGATGCAGAAAGCACTGACATAAGAATCGAGATCCTGCACGGCGGGAAAAAGATGATTAAGGTTTCTGATAATGGGATTGGCATGGATAAAGACGATGCGGTTTTATGCTTTGAACAATATGCAACAAGCAAGATCAGGGATGAGTCTGATTTATTCAATATAACAACAATGGGATTCCGAGGCGAAGCCCTTCCTTCAATAGCATCAGTATCAAAAATAAAACTTGTTACAGGATTAAAAGAAGCAGTATCAGGTTTTTCTATAGAACTTCATGGCGGCGAATTAAAAAGCAAAAAAGATTCCCCTTCTTCTGGCACGTCAATTGAGATAAAAGATTTATTTTTCAATACTCCTGCAAGAAAGAAATTCTTGAAAACTAACACAACCGAACTTTACCACATAATTGATACTGTAACCAAAGAAGCCCTTTCTCATCCTGAGATTGGTTTCACCCTTGTAACAGATAACCAGGAAACAATTGTTCTGTCAAAGGCATCTGGATTGAGAGAAAGAGTAATGCAGATTTACGGTGACGAGCTTATGGCCGGATTAGTAGAAGTGAATTTGAACTATAATTCGTTGAACATGAGCGCCTTCATTTCAAAAACTGAAAATTTCAGAAGCAGCAAGGCTCATCAGTTTATTTTTGTTAATGATCGTCCAATAAAAGACTATTCCATATCACATGCTGTTTACAATGCATATGAAGGTATTCTTCCTAAAGACAAGCATCCTGTATTTTTTATATTTCTTGATATCAACCCAAAAATTGTCGACTTCAATGTGCACCCGACAAAAAAAGAAGTGCGGTTCGAGAACAAAGAAGCTGTCTACAATTTCATTAATGCAGGCATTAAGGATGTAATAAAAGAAAAAAGAGTTGAATACACAAGGCAATTTACTGAAGAGATGTCTCGGCCCGGGCACCAGCAAAATTATTCCAAACAGTCATTTATAAATACTGCTCCGGTGATTTCTGAAAATCTTGAGCTTGCATATAAGCCTTCTATTCCATTCGTTTATCTTGGAGATACTTTTGTTGCAATGTCAGGCAAAGGCGGGTTGACGCTGATTGATCATCATGCTGCGCATGAAAGAATAATGTATGAAAAATTTTTGAAGAAAATTAATCTAAGTTCTCATCAGCTGCTGTTTCCAAAACAGATTAAACTGTCTGCCAAAGAATATAAAATTATCCTTGAGAATGAAAATCTTCTCGATGAATTCGGAATTGACATTGATGATTTTGGACATGACACAATAATTATCCGATCTCTGCCGGATGAGTTGATGAATTCTGATATCAGGGGGATTCTCTCTGATATCGCATCTTCACTTATTGAAGGACTATCGCCTGAAAGATCCTTAAAGGAGAAAATTGCAGCGAGTATCGCATGTCATAGTTCTGTTCGCGGCAAAGAAATCCTTAATCAGGAAGAATTCTCAAGCCTCATTGCTGACCTCGATAAAACAGATTTCCCTGACCAATGTCCTCATGGAAGACCAACCAGAATTTTCTTTTCTCTTGATGATCTCAAGAAGTTTTTTAAACGTAAATAG